Proteins encoded by one window of Cannabis sativa cultivar Pink pepper isolate KNU-18-1 chromosome 4, ASM2916894v1, whole genome shotgun sequence:
- the LOC133036825 gene encoding uncharacterized protein LOC133036825, translating into MDSSVFVPVLYDGVWTLEGLNWVFDSSKSRTLILDIDCTLKKLHEVLHEELEVDPLVFELKLEVLYMYMKGTKFPPEVLVKDSQLRVFLSMKAKMSVDNLLPLFVTKVKKNVNLEQTPRNVTPRSVVGTFVPETDLGVGLDELVGTNVDDERVGIEFHHSDEFDAPFYNNDPVVDLGVDDDVAADVPPLRMELTPSNQVERQRRPPRSENRQTPGTSSSRPGPSNSAPVSEFEVSTKFKPLVWTREDIEENNVYTTSLSGTPSGEIYLGKLYKNKEELKNVVGRYALKNNFEWMVSKSGTDVFYVTCKDENCKWRLRGKKKALCDMFEVTVFHNEHTCNLDSRHSDHRQAAPWVIGHIIKNKYTSDGSNYKAKDIQRDMFDEYGIKMSYEKAWRCREKAVMYKRGTPAESYTKLYGYFYMLEQNNPGTITDIVSEDNRFKYCFWSLDACRKGFKYCRPVISIDGTFLKTKYGGTLLVAVAYDANNQLFPVAFAIVDSENHDSWKYFLRKLKEAIGRLKILCSYRIGIKALNMLLMLFSQKHATVHASSILL; encoded by the exons ATGG ATTCATCTGTATTTGTGCCTGTACTGTATGATGGCGTTTGGACTTTGGAGGGTTTGAACTGGGTATTTGATTCCTCAAAAAGTAGGACATTGATATTGGACATTGACTGTACACTGAAAAAGTTGCATGAAGTTTTGCATGAGGAGTTGGAGGTGGACCCCTTGGTGTTTGAATTGAAGTTAGAAGTTCTTTACATGTACATGAAAGGCACTAAGTTTCCACCTGAGGTTTTAGTGAAAGATAGTCAACTACGAGTGTTCTTGAGCATGAAGGCAAAAATGAGTGTGGACAACTTGTTGCCACTATTTGTGACTAAGGTGAAGAAGAATGTGAATTTGGAGCAGACTCCCCGAAATGTAACCCCTAGAAGTGTTGTTGGGACCTTTGTCCCAGAAACTGATCTGGGGGTTGGTTTGGACGAACTAGTTGGCACTAATGTAGATGATGAGAGAGTGGGTATCGAATTTCATCATTCAGATGAGTTCGATGCTCCCTTTTACAACAATGATCCTGTGGTCGATTTGGGTGTGGATGATGATGTGGCTGCTGATGTACCTCCCCTGAGGATGGAACTAACTCCAAGCAACCAAGTAGAGCGACAAAGAAGACCCCCCCGTAGTGAGAATCGCCAAACACCAGGAACTAGTAGCAGTCGGCCAGGTCCTTCTAATAGTGCTCCTGTATCTGAATTTGAAGTTTCTACTAAATTCAAACCTCTTGTGTGGACAAGGGAAGACATAGAGGAAAATAATGTGTATACAACATCTCTTAGTGGTACGCCTTCAGGGGAGATATATCTTGGCAAGTTGTACAAAAACAAGGAAGAATTGAAGAATGTAGTTGGTAGGTATgcactgaaaaataattttgagtggATGGTAAGTAAGTCTGGCACTGATGTGTTTTACGTTACTTGTAAGGATGaaaattgtaaatggagattaaGGGGGAAGAAGAAGGCACTTTGTGACATGTTTGAGGTTACTGTGTTTCACaacgaacacacatgtaacttggATTCTAGACATTCTGATCACCGGCAAGCAGCACCGTGGGTCATTGGTCACattattaagaacaagtacacaTCAGATGGATCTAACTACAAGGCaaaagacatacagagggatATGTTTGATGAATATGGCATCAAGATGAGTtatgagaaagcttggagatGTAGAGAGAAGGCAGTTATGTACAAGAGGGGTACTCCAGCAGAATCTTATACGAAATTATATGGTTACTTCTACATGCTGGAACAGAATAATCCAGGCACTATTACTGACATTGTCAGCGAGGATAACcggttcaagtactgtttcTGGTCACTCGATGCTTGTAGGAAGGGATTTAAGTATTGTCGTCCTGTGATTAGTATCGACGGAACattcttgaagacgaagtatGGAGGAACACTGTTAGTTGCTGTTGCGTACGATGCAAACAACCAATTGTTTCCGGTAGCCTTTGCAATTGTTGACAGTGAGAATCATGACTCTTGGAAGTATTTCTTGCGAAAGTTGAAGGAAGCCATTGGTCGGTTGAAAATCTTATGTTCAtatcggataggcatcaaagcattgaacatGCTGTTGATGTTGTTTTCCCAGAAGCATGCCACTGTGCATGCTTCAAGCATATTACTATGA
- the LOC133036826 gene encoding uncharacterized protein LOC133036826: MNVNHKFKTDVCNKQIWLAAYAWNKTECDRHFEVLKQMDPAIATYVEQIGFEKWARPYCPGDRYNIMTSNAAESFNKVTEEFRKYPVTILVDFIRFTLQNWFASRLEKASKCATPLATTFENDLKDQHKDGMFRSVLRNGAQLFNVGTSPQGERGGDVNLVERTCTCGLFQMLKIPCPHACAATVSQNVSVYTLCSPYYTKETWKKTYDATINIVGEEDEWVLPEHIKNIRIGVPVEKKPVGRPRKSNAGRRPTKLSTV, translated from the coding sequence ATGAATGTCAATCACAAGTTTAAGACTGATGTatgcaacaagcaaatatgGCTTGCAGCTTACGCATGGAACAAGACGGAATGTGATAGGCATTTTGAGGTGCTGAAACAGATGGACCCTGCCATTGCTACATACGTCGAGCAAATAGGGTTTGAAAAGTGGGCTCGTCCTTATTGTCCAGGCGATCGGTACAACATAATGACAAGCAACGCTGCCGAAAGCTTCAACAAGGTGACAGAAGAATTCAGAAAATATCCAGTAACTATTTTGGTTGACTTCATCAGGTTCACACTTCAAAATTGGTTTGCTTCTCGTCTCGAAAAGGCTAGTAAGTGCGCTACTCCTTTGGCTACTACTTTTGAAAATGATTTAAAGGATCAACACAAAGATGGTATGTTCAGGAGTGTCCTTCGTAATGGTGCCCAATTGTTCAACGTTGGTACGAGTCCTCAAGGTGagagaggtggtgatgtgaactTAGTGGAGAGAACATGCACTTGCGGACTTTTCCAAATGCTGAAAATCCCTTGTCCACATGCATGTGCCGCAACAGTTAGTCAGAATGTGAGCGTGTACACACTTTGCTCTCCATATTACACTAAAGAAACGTGGAAGAAAACCTACGATGCCACAATTAATATTGTTGGCGAGGAGGATGAGTGGGTACTACCGGAACATATCAAGAACATAAGAATCGGGGTACCAGTGGAGAAAAAACCGGTAGGTCGGCCTAGGAAGAGCAATGCGGGTAGAAGACCGACGAAGCTGTCGACCGTCTAG